Proteins encoded together in one Solanum lycopersicum chromosome 7, SLM_r2.1 window:
- the LOC101245673 gene encoding dirigent protein 22 yields the protein MFKLCSPLFLIVLLSVLTNGNCHEFSRILSKKAMGLKREKLSHLHFYFHDIVSGKNPTAVRIAEAAVTNRSATGFGLTAMIDDPLTVGPESNSKIVGRAQGIYAQASINDVGLLMVLNFVFIEGKYNGSSLSILGRNSVASIVREMPIVGGSGLFRFARGYVQAKTHNFDLKTGDAVVEYNVYVFHY from the coding sequence ATGTTCAAACTTTGTTCACCTTTATTCCTCATCGTTCTCCTTTCCGTCCTTACCAATGGAAACTGTCATGAATTTTCCAGAATATTATCGAAGAAAGCAATGGGTCTAAAAAGAGAGAAACTTAGCCACCTTCACTTCTACTTCCATGATATAGTCAGTGGAAAAAACCCAACCGCCGTGAGAATAGCGGAAGCCGCCGTGACCAACCGGTCAGCCACCGGATTTGGTTTAACGGCAATGATTGACGATCCTTTAACAGTTGGACCagaatcaaattcaaaaattgttGGAAGAGCCCAAGGGATTTATGCACAAGCTTCGATAAATGATGTTGGTTTATTGATGGTACTCAACTTTGTTTTTATTGAAGGAAAGTATAATGGGAGTAGcttaagtattttgggacggaATTCGGTGGCGTCGATTGTACGGGAAATGCCTATTGTTGGGGGAAGTGGACTTTTCCGATTTGCTCGCGGTTACGTTCAGGCGAAGACTcataattttgatttgaaaacTGGTGATGCTGTTGTGGAATACAATGTCTATGTCTTCCATTATTGA